A part of Larkinella insperata genomic DNA contains:
- a CDS encoding c-type cytochrome gives MWKFYLGSSLLASVFCTACLITSGSFPRPVNQTRPDTLAWPKTFGFGKPVTTQQLTRLDTDVRPDGKGLPAGSGTARQGKPIYAAKCASCHGPTGVEGPNDQLVIIKGLTDPAAKAKNKVIGNYWPYATTVFDYIKRAMPFNQPGSLSDPEVYSLTAFLLHANGIIKETDVMNAQTLPNIQMPNRGSFVPDDRLSTPAVR, from the coding sequence ATGTGGAAGTTTTACCTTGGCTCCTCGCTTCTGGCCTCCGTTTTTTGCACCGCCTGCCTGATAACGTCCGGATCTTTCCCGCGGCCTGTCAACCAAACCCGGCCCGATACACTGGCTTGGCCGAAAACGTTTGGATTTGGCAAACCAGTAACCACTCAACAGCTTACCCGCCTGGATACTGATGTTCGTCCGGACGGTAAAGGTCTACCCGCCGGAAGCGGTACCGCCCGGCAGGGGAAGCCCATTTATGCGGCAAAATGTGCAAGTTGCCACGGCCCAACCGGAGTGGAAGGCCCGAATGATCAGCTCGTCATTATCAAGGGGTTGACAGATCCAGCTGCCAAGGCAAAAAACAAAGTCATCGGCAATTACTGGCCTTATGCAACAACCGTTTTTGATTACATCAAACGGGCGATGCCGTTCAATCAGCCGGGCTCGCTGAGCGATCCGGAGGTCTACAGCCTGACGGCTTTTCTGCTGCACGCCAACGGCATAATCAAAGAAACCGATGTGATGAATGCCCAGACCTTGCCCAACATTCAAATGCCCAACCGCGGCTCGTTCGTTCCCGATGATCGACTGAGCACCCCGGCGGTTCGTTAA
- the soxC gene encoding sulfite dehydrogenase gives MTTNDKDEASQPSKKIHRRTLLGGMATAAVVLAQTAHGKAFQAGISRSEWVSPEDPTKVLGVPPGLVGTRSPHVRLAKLPSEISSRTPLQDLFGTITPSDLHFERHHNGVPAIDPARYELVIHGMVARPTTFTLADLKRFPSVSRICFLECSGNYRGQDDGKIAPQQICGLTSQSEWTGVKLSTLFREVGVDPKSTWFLAEGGDSAVMTRSIPTSKGWEDAILAYAQNGEAVRPEQGYPVRLLLPGWEGNANVKWLRRLELSDQPYHTRQETSKYTEAIGGGKIRQFSFVMDARSIITYPAYPAKVEKGWIEIRGIAWSGRGKIARVEVSVNAGKTWQTAELQEPVLDKAHVVFRYLWHWNGQPTEIMSRAVDETDYTQPTLKELVAARGGNMGYHLNPITAWSLQPDGQVLFKAT, from the coding sequence ATGACTACTAACGATAAAGACGAAGCTTCCCAACCTTCTAAAAAGATTCACCGGCGCACTCTGCTGGGCGGAATGGCAACGGCTGCGGTGGTGCTGGCCCAGACGGCGCACGGCAAGGCATTCCAGGCAGGTATTTCCCGCTCCGAATGGGTCAGTCCCGAAGACCCCACGAAAGTTCTCGGTGTTCCGCCCGGCCTGGTCGGCACCCGGTCACCGCACGTCAGGCTGGCCAAATTGCCTTCAGAAATATCTTCTCGAACACCCTTACAGGATTTATTCGGCACCATTACCCCCTCAGACCTCCATTTTGAACGGCACCACAACGGCGTACCGGCCATCGATCCGGCCCGGTACGAACTGGTTATCCACGGTATGGTTGCCCGGCCGACGACGTTCACCCTGGCCGATCTTAAACGTTTCCCCTCGGTTTCGCGCATCTGTTTTCTGGAATGTTCGGGCAATTACCGTGGCCAGGATGATGGGAAAATCGCGCCCCAGCAAATCTGCGGGCTCACCAGCCAGAGTGAGTGGACTGGCGTTAAGCTTTCCACCTTGTTTCGGGAAGTGGGGGTTGATCCCAAATCAACCTGGTTTCTGGCCGAGGGCGGAGATTCGGCGGTCATGACCCGCAGCATTCCGACGAGCAAGGGTTGGGAGGACGCCATTCTGGCTTATGCTCAAAACGGCGAAGCCGTGCGTCCCGAGCAGGGCTACCCGGTCCGGTTGCTGCTTCCGGGCTGGGAAGGCAACGCCAACGTAAAATGGCTGCGACGCCTTGAATTATCCGACCAACCTTACCATACCCGGCAGGAAACGTCTAAATACACGGAAGCCATTGGTGGCGGGAAAATTCGTCAATTCAGTTTTGTGATGGACGCCCGGTCAATTATTACCTACCCGGCTTACCCGGCGAAAGTGGAAAAGGGATGGATCGAAATTCGGGGCATTGCCTGGAGCGGCCGGGGCAAGATTGCCAGGGTGGAAGTTAGCGTTAATGCGGGCAAAACCTGGCAAACCGCCGAACTCCAGGAACCGGTTCTGGACAAAGCCCACGTCGTTTTCCGGTACCTATGGCACTGGAACGGCCAGCCAACCGAAATCATGAGCCGGGCCGTGGATGAAACCGATTATACCCAGCCGACTTTAAAAGAACTGGTGGCTGCCCGGGGTGGAAATATGGGCTATCACCTCAACCCGATTACGGCCTGGTCCCTGCAACCGGATGGACAGGTGTTGTTTAAAGCCACCTGA